In the genome of Candidatus Nitrosotenuis sp. DW1, one region contains:
- a CDS encoding GNAT family N-acetyltransferase — protein MQIRKATKSDKKPVLDFCQSPYSGIDYIANVWDFWLRDGVFLAMERKGKPIGVCHASFSKNQVWVEGLRINPKFRQRGYGSSLVLKTEQIAKMKNYKISRMIISNGNKKSIKLAKSLGYKIEDKWYLYNIKPKRKQSLVIPATNSKQIENLIDSDTYSKSWKWFAFDKPAISELIKKRKILVFAHNKKSLAVGIWNDSEIDNDVLQVGYLNGTKAGMKNILYYIQNKGYEQNSKRIQILAQQKVKLNMKDLDKRMLFCLMKKDL, from the coding sequence TTGCAAATTCGAAAAGCTACCAAATCCGATAAAAAGCCAGTTTTGGATTTTTGTCAAAGCCCGTATTCTGGAATTGATTATATTGCAAATGTCTGGGATTTCTGGCTAAGAGATGGAGTATTTCTTGCAATGGAACGCAAAGGAAAACCGATTGGCGTCTGCCACGCCTCGTTCTCAAAAAACCAAGTCTGGGTTGAAGGATTGAGGATTAATCCAAAATTTCGGCAAAGGGGATATGGAAGCAGCCTTGTTTTAAAGACTGAGCAAATTGCCAAAATGAAAAACTACAAAATTTCAAGGATGATAATATCAAATGGCAACAAAAAATCAATCAAGCTTGCAAAATCACTTGGCTATAAAATTGAAGATAAGTGGTATCTGTATAACATAAAACCAAAAAGAAAACAATCTCTAGTCATTCCAGCTACCAATTCGAAACAGATTGAAAACCTAATTGACTCCGATACATATTCAAAGTCATGGAAATGGTTCGCCTTTGACAAACCTGCTATATCTGAGCTGATCAAAAAGAGAAAGATACTTGTTTTCGCACACAACAAAAAATCTTTGGCAGTTGGAATTTGGAACGATTCTGAAATAGATAATGATGTGCTACAAGTTGGTTATCTGAACGGCACAAAGGCTGGGATGAAAAACATTCTGTATTACATACAAAACAAAGGATATGAACAAAATTCAAAACGAATCCAGATTTTGGCTCAGCAAAAAGTCAAGCTAAACATGAAAGATCTGGACAAAAGAATGCTTTTCTGCCTGATGAAAAAAGACTTGTGA
- a CDS encoding helicase C-terminal domain-containing protein: protein MKNCAEHTLFLQSEDHIKKHHSCIRHGVKIKDGCTSCGKVREYIKTKEFLKCKEHVDCENDHRYINHFVLNELKNYTTKMKILQKGLSSSDQNYIITDIQSKTQDQGKNLPYNFDEITIKPWHIHWFMDELTGNFDITLFMSATINLELFCKETGFRKDEVFFINEDSNIPKENRKIVFLKTEYIESGDTESVLPQKIISQIEAILKIRSEQRGVILLTSYSQMDYILENIASHLKSRLLPLYKGQDKGEALELHRNTKNSVLISPGLESGVNLPDDESRFQIIVKAPYYPTMDDMRMKKIYNSEPDHRRYYLKSAFRLLQMAGRSVRHVKDYAMTYVLDSKAERMVYHQKNDLPKWFIEACDGISFSK from the coding sequence ATGAAAAACTGCGCAGAGCACACACTATTCCTACAGTCAGAGGATCATATCAAAAAACACCACTCCTGCATCAGACATGGCGTCAAAATCAAAGACGGCTGCACTTCCTGTGGCAAGGTGCGAGAATACATCAAGACAAAGGAATTCCTAAAATGTAAAGAACATGTTGACTGCGAAAATGATCACAGATACATTAACCATTTTGTGCTAAATGAGCTGAAAAATTATACTACAAAAATGAAAATCCTACAAAAGGGACTGTCGTCATCTGATCAAAATTACATCATTACCGACATCCAATCAAAAACACAGGATCAAGGAAAAAACCTCCCGTATAATTTTGATGAAATCACAATCAAACCGTGGCACATACACTGGTTTATGGATGAGCTTACGGGAAATTTTGACATTACATTATTCATGTCAGCTACAATAAATCTAGAATTATTCTGCAAGGAAACCGGATTTAGAAAAGATGAGGTTTTCTTTATCAATGAAGATTCCAACATTCCAAAAGAAAATAGGAAAATTGTTTTTCTCAAAACTGAATACATAGAATCAGGCGATACAGAGTCGGTTCTTCCACAGAAAATCATATCACAGATTGAGGCTATTTTGAAGATTAGGTCGGAGCAGCGAGGAGTGATTCTGCTTACTAGTTACTCTCAGATGGATTATATTTTGGAAAATATCGCATCGCACCTAAAATCAAGACTGCTCCCCCTGTACAAAGGCCAAGACAAGGGGGAGGCGTTGGAGCTTCACCGAAACACAAAGAATTCTGTTCTGATATCACCAGGATTGGAATCTGGTGTGAATCTGCCTGATGACGAGAGTAGGTTCCAGATCATTGTAAAAGCACCATATTATCCCACAATGGACGATATGCGAATGAAGAAGATTTACAACTCCGAGCCTGATCATCGCAGATACTACTTGAAATCAGCGTTCAGGTTATTACAAATGGCAGGACGCTCAGTTAGACATGTGAAAGATTATGCAATGACATATGTTCTTGATTCAAAGGCAGAAAGAATGGTATATCACCAGAAGAATGATCTTCCAAAATGGTTTATTGAAGCGTGTGACGGAATTTCTTTTTCCAAATAA
- a CDS encoding aldehyde dehydrogenase family protein translates to MIENENTWANAVKNNTTDEFHKKFDQALESFQKDLGKTYPMIIGGKEVFSDDFFEVKSPSDTKIILGKFPLATKEQTQNAIESAHDAFSKWSQTPYQERVSLFRNMANQFSAQKFTLAAIVSMENGKNRTEAMGEIDETIDFLRFYAEQLEANYGFVKPTKSANPKERTQSVLKPYGVWGIISPFNFPSAIAIGMSSGALITGNTVVLKPASDTPISAFQFVNAIYKEIPSSAINLVTGKGGVVGQAIVESPLVSGIAFTGSKEVGISGFRTFTRESPRPFISEMGGKNPVIVTESADLEKATDGVLRAAFGYGGQKCSACSRVYVQKNIAPQFTEKLVNKVKELKIGKPWEKDTYLGPIINDAAQKKFERAVEIAKKDGKIAYGGSVLKNGIYQNGYYVQPTIVTNLPLNHQLVKEELFLPFLCVEEFENFDDAIKQANESEYGLTAGIFSQDKKQIDEFFSKIEAGVTYANRAQSATTGAMVQAQPFVGWKNSGISGKGAGGSYYLTQFLREQTQTICNEQ, encoded by the coding sequence TTGATTGAAAATGAAAACACCTGGGCAAACGCAGTAAAAAACAACACAACTGACGAATTTCACAAAAAATTTGATCAGGCACTAGAGTCATTTCAAAAAGATCTTGGAAAAACCTACCCTATGATAATTGGGGGAAAAGAAGTGTTTTCAGATGATTTCTTTGAGGTAAAATCGCCTTCTGATACAAAAATTATACTAGGGAAATTTCCGCTTGCAACAAAGGAACAAACGCAAAATGCAATCGAGTCTGCACACGATGCGTTTTCCAAATGGAGCCAAACTCCGTACCAGGAGCGCGTTTCCTTATTTCGGAATATGGCGAATCAGTTTTCAGCGCAAAAATTCACACTAGCTGCCATAGTTAGCATGGAAAACGGCAAAAACAGAACAGAAGCAATGGGAGAGATTGATGAAACAATAGACTTTCTCAGATTTTATGCAGAACAGCTGGAAGCAAACTATGGATTTGTAAAACCAACAAAAAGCGCAAATCCAAAAGAAAGGACACAGAGTGTTTTAAAGCCATACGGAGTATGGGGTATAATTTCTCCGTTTAACTTTCCATCAGCTATTGCAATTGGAATGAGCAGTGGCGCGTTAATCACAGGAAATACTGTTGTGCTAAAACCTGCAAGCGATACACCAATCTCCGCATTCCAGTTTGTCAATGCAATCTACAAAGAAATTCCATCATCTGCAATAAACTTGGTCACAGGTAAGGGTGGAGTAGTGGGACAAGCAATAGTTGAAAGTCCCCTAGTTAGTGGAATCGCATTTACAGGATCAAAGGAGGTAGGCATTTCAGGATTCAGGACATTTACCCGCGAATCCCCAAGACCATTCATATCAGAAATGGGAGGAAAGAATCCCGTCATAGTAACGGAGTCGGCTGATCTAGAAAAAGCAACAGATGGTGTCTTACGAGCTGCATTTGGTTATGGCGGACAAAAATGTAGTGCATGTTCTAGAGTTTACGTGCAAAAAAATATCGCACCTCAGTTTACAGAAAAACTAGTCAACAAAGTAAAAGAGCTTAAAATTGGCAAGCCGTGGGAAAAAGACACCTATCTTGGGCCAATCATAAATGATGCAGCGCAAAAAAAATTCGAAAGAGCAGTAGAGATTGCAAAAAAGGACGGGAAAATAGCATATGGTGGATCTGTCCTAAAAAACGGAATATATCAAAATGGCTACTATGTCCAGCCAACAATTGTGACAAATCTACCATTGAATCATCAGTTGGTAAAAGAAGAATTGTTTCTGCCATTTTTGTGCGTTGAAGAATTTGAAAACTTTGATGACGCAATAAAACAGGCAAACGAATCAGAATATGGCCTTACCGCAGGCATATTCAGCCAAGACAAAAAGCAAATCGACGAGTTTTTCTCAAAAATAGAAGCAGGTGTAACATATGCAAACAGAGCTCAAAGCGCAACTACAGGTGCAATGGTACAAGCTCAGCCATTTGTCGGTTGGAAAAACTCTGGCATCTCAGGCAAGGGAGCAGGTGGATCATATTATCTGACACAGTTTCTCAGAGAACAAACGCAAACAATTTGCAATGAACAGTAA
- a CDS encoding tetratricopeptide repeat protein translates to MSKKQLLFFPILIAFAVIPVFADNQSLTVLTDKEQYHAGEVLTISGFIEEKKMPVIAVRMYDPDGAIISANSVEIDEFNSFSRTISLDSPFYDKSGMYLIKFDYGKTEAEITFEVFGNQADQSEVNTEKIIPEILTLATDKPTYQDNDFITISGTVSAAGEPSVLVGIYDPFGTPTGFYFGDVGSDLKFSVSFLAKYGINFKTQGSYMVKAHYEESKREISFGFSGITELPKENPPINNIPEKKQEIKMVPKTTSIQNINPAALTPVIQSTNSKTVETKESVKIQEKEPEKQDNLTVEDVELGKMLNQMTLNCDNSEYVDSISYYDGMGPALMRLCKYDSAIMFFDKSLEENPENIEVLTNKGSALVKLGHYNEAITYYDSVLKIEPDYLPAINNKANVLAELGNFKEAISLYNLVLDHEPTYAVAQDNLEKASAKILILNKNQKQLDIQPSSSVIQVSEKQLETVVKVQEEEKPSSILEQIGSVFSFLGVNVFGFMK, encoded by the coding sequence TTGAGCAAAAAACAACTGCTGTTCTTCCCAATTCTGATCGCTTTTGCAGTTATTCCTGTTTTTGCAGACAATCAGAGCCTGACAGTTCTAACGGACAAGGAGCAATACCACGCCGGGGAAGTTCTAACAATATCTGGATTCATCGAGGAAAAAAAGATGCCAGTAATTGCAGTGAGGATGTATGATCCGGACGGGGCGATAATTTCTGCAAACAGTGTGGAAATTGACGAGTTTAATTCCTTTTCAAGGACCATATCTTTGGATTCGCCATTTTATGACAAGTCCGGAATGTATCTGATCAAGTTTGATTACGGAAAGACAGAGGCTGAGATAACTTTTGAGGTATTTGGCAACCAGGCAGATCAGTCAGAAGTAAATACTGAAAAAATCATTCCGGAGATACTTACACTTGCTACGGACAAACCCACGTACCAAGACAATGATTTCATTACAATTTCCGGAACTGTTTCCGCAGCTGGCGAGCCATCGGTTCTGGTCGGAATATACGATCCATTTGGCACTCCGACTGGATTTTATTTTGGAGATGTTGGTTCGGATCTCAAGTTTTCAGTTTCATTTTTGGCAAAATACGGGATTAATTTCAAGACTCAAGGATCGTATATGGTTAAGGCCCATTACGAAGAATCAAAGCGCGAGATCAGTTTTGGGTTCAGCGGCATAACAGAACTGCCCAAAGAAAATCCTCCCATAAACAACATTCCTGAGAAAAAACAGGAAATCAAAATGGTACCAAAAACTACATCCATTCAAAACATCAACCCAGCAGCTCTCACTCCAGTTATCCAAAGCACCAACTCAAAAACAGTTGAAACTAAGGAATCGGTAAAAATCCAAGAGAAAGAGCCAGAGAAGCAGGATAATCTTACAGTAGAAGATGTCGAGTTAGGAAAGATGCTAAACCAGATGACTTTGAACTGCGATAACAGCGAATATGTCGATTCAATCTCGTATTACGATGGAATGGGTCCTGCCCTAATGCGATTATGCAAGTATGATTCAGCCATTATGTTTTTTGACAAATCCCTAGAGGAGAACCCAGAAAACATCGAAGTTCTTACCAACAAGGGATCTGCCCTAGTCAAGCTTGGCCATTACAATGAGGCAATAACTTACTATGACTCGGTGCTCAAAATTGAGCCGGATTATTTACCGGCAATAAACAACAAGGCAAACGTTCTAGCGGAGCTTGGTAATTTCAAGGAGGCAATATCACTGTACAATTTGGTCCTAGATCATGAACCAACATATGCTGTAGCGCAAGACAATCTTGAGAAAGCAAGTGCAAAAATTCTCATACTTAATAAAAATCAAAAACAACTAGACATACAGCCAAGTAGTTCCGTAATTCAGGTGTCTGAGAAACAGTTAGAGACTGTAGTAAAAGTACAGGAAGAAGAAAAACCATCAAGTATACTAGAGCAGATTGGAAGCGTGTTCTCTTTTCTAGGCGTCAACGTATTTGGATTTATGAAATAA
- a CDS encoding DUF1059 domain-containing protein produces MKLICRDYGFDCDFVAEGKEIPVVLEEFGKHTLDEHGIEYSKEALMQFILRKGG; encoded by the coding sequence ATGAAGCTTATATGCCGTGACTATGGTTTTGACTGTGATTTTGTTGCAGAAGGCAAAGAAATTCCGGTCGTTCTAGAGGAGTTTGGAAAACACACACTAGATGAGCACGGGATAGAATACAGCAAAGAAGCTCTAATGCAATTTATACTCCGAAAAGGCGGATAA
- a CDS encoding carbonic anhydrase, with protein sequence MPHSNKFCTSVGCMDGRIQLPIIHWLKEKHNVSYVDTITEPGLDKLFANSFKMQEIKSKVSISVNAHGSKLILVSGHHDCAGNPVSEKEHVEHIKNTVKTIESWKLPVKVIGAWVNEDWELEIL encoded by the coding sequence ATGCCACATTCCAATAAATTCTGTACATCAGTTGGTTGTATGGATGGAAGAATTCAACTTCCAATAATACACTGGCTCAAAGAAAAACACAATGTCAGTTATGTGGATACTATAACAGAACCTGGTCTTGACAAGTTGTTTGCTAATTCGTTCAAGATGCAGGAAATCAAGTCCAAAGTCTCAATCTCGGTAAATGCGCATGGATCAAAACTGATTCTAGTTTCTGGGCATCACGACTGTGCAGGAAACCCTGTTTCAGAAAAAGAACATGTAGAACATATAAAAAATACAGTGAAAACAATAGAATCTTGGAAATTACCAGTCAAAGTAATTGGGGCATGGGTAAACGAAGATTGGGAATTGGAAATCCTATGA
- a CDS encoding zinc-binding dehydrogenase has product MKALVYEEYAPDDNYAKILKVKEIPDPKPKSNEVVLKLKAAALNYNDIWGMRGVPIAIPLPHISGSDAAGDVVAIGEDVTNFKIGDRVVTHSNLACRTCDLCTSGREFDCTKRQVWGFQTGPLWGAYGELVHLPETNISKIPDGVSYEEAAAASMTILTSWHMLVGRAKIVPGQIVLIMGGGSGVGSFGIQIAKLYGCHVIATASKDKLDKCIKLGADYAIDHRKEDWSKEVYKITKYIATKEGRRPGVDLAFDHIGETHFNKQLSLLNYGGTLVTCGATTGYDAKIDLRQIFFKGINVLGSTQGTKAEMEAGLYWMSKGRIKAEIDSVYSFENAAEAHTKMLKGNFFGKILMKP; this is encoded by the coding sequence ATGAAGGCACTAGTCTATGAGGAATATGCACCAGACGATAATTATGCAAAAATTCTCAAAGTTAAAGAAATACCGGATCCAAAACCAAAATCAAACGAAGTTGTTCTCAAGCTCAAAGCTGCAGCTCTAAACTATAATGATATCTGGGGAATGCGAGGAGTGCCAATTGCGATTCCCCTACCGCATATTTCAGGCTCCGATGCCGCAGGAGACGTGGTTGCCATTGGTGAAGATGTAACTAATTTTAAAATAGGAGATAGGGTAGTAACACATTCTAATCTTGCATGCAGAACATGTGATCTATGTACATCAGGCAGAGAGTTTGACTGTACAAAAAGACAAGTCTGGGGATTCCAAACAGGGCCATTATGGGGCGCATATGGCGAACTGGTTCACTTGCCAGAAACAAACATCTCAAAGATCCCAGATGGTGTCAGTTATGAAGAAGCCGCAGCTGCATCAATGACAATTCTTACCTCGTGGCACATGTTGGTTGGCAGGGCGAAAATTGTGCCAGGTCAGATAGTGCTCATCATGGGAGGTGGCTCTGGCGTTGGAAGTTTTGGAATTCAAATTGCCAAACTATATGGATGTCATGTAATTGCTACTGCCAGCAAAGACAAACTCGATAAATGCATCAAGCTTGGAGCGGACTATGCGATAGATCACAGAAAGGAAGATTGGTCAAAGGAGGTCTATAAAATAACAAAATACATTGCCACAAAAGAAGGAAGACGACCTGGGGTGGACTTGGCCTTTGATCATATTGGCGAGACTCACTTTAACAAACAGTTATCCTTGCTGAATTATGGCGGCACACTGGTCACATGCGGTGCAACAACGGGCTACGACGCAAAAATTGATCTAAGACAGATATTTTTCAAGGGAATTAACGTTCTTGGCTCAACCCAAGGAACAAAAGCAGAGATGGAAGCTGGATTATACTGGATGAGTAAAGGCAGGATAAAAGCCGAGATAGATTCGGTTTACTCATTTGAGAATGCAGCCGAAGCCCACACAAAAATGCTCAAAGGTAACTTCTTTGGCAAAATTCTAATGAAGCCATAA
- a CDS encoding DEAD/DEAH box helicase family protein, whose amino-acid sequence MQFDSYGNRIRTGASVSDVDFKKASMHEPLSLMDALDLVGKYAGKEPTQKQRDIIKKIQHAMESGYKKILLSAPTGTGKSWIAIALSLYLKSSTVLTSTVLLQDQYKNEFGFFNTVRGKKRFLCEQSNRVFDCTQGYCNDCAYRPQPESYTIFKRGTMAETITGDDLPRKCPYYDQIEIGKKSSFVAYSYASYLSHLLSGEEMPKRKLLVCDEAHELDEELANQLATNLNGFYGEILGIEMPKFSVDSNIDSIRNYVNSFSDTFQKENLS is encoded by the coding sequence ATGCAGTTTGATTCTTATGGCAACAGAATACGTACAGGTGCGAGTGTTTCTGATGTGGATTTCAAAAAGGCAAGTATGCATGAGCCTCTCTCCCTCATGGATGCGCTGGATCTGGTTGGAAAATATGCAGGAAAGGAGCCGACCCAAAAACAGCGAGATATAATCAAAAAGATCCAACATGCGATGGAATCAGGCTACAAGAAAATTCTTCTTTCTGCTCCGACAGGCACTGGGAAAAGTTGGATTGCGATTGCATTGTCATTATATCTCAAGTCTTCTACGGTTCTTACTTCTACGGTTCTTTTGCAGGACCAGTACAAAAATGAGTTCGGCTTTTTTAATACAGTACGGGGAAAAAAGCGGTTTTTGTGCGAGCAGTCAAACCGAGTTTTTGATTGCACACAAGGCTACTGTAATGACTGTGCATACAGACCGCAGCCAGAATCATATACGATTTTCAAGCGTGGAACTATGGCTGAAACAATAACAGGTGACGACCTTCCAAGGAAATGCCCGTATTATGACCAAATAGAGATTGGAAAAAAATCAAGCTTTGTCGCATATTCGTACGCATCATATCTTTCGCATTTGTTATCAGGGGAAGAAATGCCAAAGAGAAAATTATTGGTGTGCGATGAGGCGCATGAGCTAGACGAAGAGCTTGCAAATCAGCTTGCAACCAATCTTAACGGATTCTACGGTGAGATTTTGGGAATAGAGATGCCCAAGTTTTCAGTTGATTCCAATATAGACAGCATCAGAAATTATGTAAACTCGTTTTCAGACACGTTTCAAAAAGAGAATCTGTCATGA
- a CDS encoding NAD(P)/FAD-dependent oxidoreductase, which yields MTNKRILVLGGGFAGIDCTRALESHFKKDKEAEITLVSEDNFLLFTPMLPQVASGMIETRHIVMPTRQLCKKARFYEGKIKNIDPYGKRVTLYGTNEKRGISLGYDYLIVALGSQTNFFGNKSVEIYAYTMKTLNDAVVLRNRVIDMLEQAENETNPILRQSLLTFVIVGGGFAGIETAGELLDFMHDAKKHYPHIHENEIKVIILEALPSILPGFSERLAQFTKDKMIQRGIEIMLNTLVVNFDGSEVIIKDAVDPTKTPVKDKTLSSIQTKTLVWTAGVTPVDTIKNSVFKTERGRIIVNEFLEIPDFPGVYVIGDCSLAIDPSTKKPYPPTAQNAEAQGKTAAYNIFAGINGRQKKKIEYHSKGQMAIIGKRTGIASIFGMNIHGFLAWWIWRSIYLSKIPRVDKRLRVLLDWTADLFFDRDISRLKILRKEPPVDYRELDEVDDVW from the coding sequence ATGACAAACAAGCGTATCTTGGTCTTAGGCGGGGGATTTGCAGGAATAGACTGCACAAGAGCACTTGAATCTCATTTTAAAAAGGATAAGGAGGCCGAAATTACGCTAGTTTCTGAGGACAATTTTCTGCTTTTTACGCCCATGCTGCCGCAGGTGGCATCAGGAATGATTGAAACCCGACACATTGTAATGCCGACAAGGCAGCTTTGTAAAAAGGCACGATTCTACGAGGGCAAAATCAAAAACATAGACCCGTATGGAAAACGGGTCACCCTATACGGGACTAATGAAAAGAGGGGAATTTCCTTAGGCTATGATTATTTGATAGTGGCACTGGGAAGTCAGACAAATTTCTTTGGAAACAAGAGTGTTGAAATTTATGCATACACAATGAAGACACTCAACGACGCAGTCGTATTGCGAAACAGGGTGATAGACATGCTGGAGCAGGCTGAAAATGAAACCAATCCCATCTTGCGACAGAGCTTGCTGACATTTGTCATAGTTGGTGGCGGATTTGCAGGAATTGAGACTGCTGGGGAATTACTTGACTTTATGCACGATGCGAAAAAACACTATCCACACATTCATGAAAATGAAATCAAGGTGATTATCCTAGAGGCACTGCCTTCCATACTTCCTGGATTTAGTGAAAGACTTGCGCAGTTTACAAAGGACAAGATGATTCAGCGTGGAATTGAAATCATGCTGAACACTTTGGTTGTAAACTTTGATGGCTCCGAGGTGATAATAAAAGACGCAGTTGATCCAACCAAAACTCCTGTCAAGGATAAAACACTATCCTCGATACAAACAAAGACACTCGTCTGGACTGCTGGTGTTACGCCGGTTGATACCATCAAGAACTCGGTATTCAAGACTGAGAGGGGTAGGATAATTGTTAACGAGTTTTTAGAAATTCCTGACTTTCCAGGAGTATATGTGATTGGCGACTGCAGCCTTGCAATTGATCCTAGTACAAAAAAACCATATCCTCCAACTGCACAAAACGCAGAAGCGCAAGGGAAAACTGCGGCATACAATATTTTTGCAGGTATAAATGGTCGGCAAAAAAAGAAAATCGAATATCACTCAAAGGGCCAGATGGCAATCATTGGAAAACGAACTGGAATAGCGTCCATATTTGGCATGAACATTCACGGGTTTTTGGCCTGGTGGATCTGGAGATCAATATACCTTAGCAAAATTCCAAGGGTAGACAAAAGACTAAGGGTTTTGCTCGACTGGACTGCAGACCTGTTTTTTGACAGGGACATTTCAAGATTGAAAATTCTTCGCAAAGAGCCTCCAGTTGACTATCGAGAACTGGACGAAGTTGACGATGTATGGTAA
- a CDS encoding ATP-binding protein: MPFFLDVHKLGGYSRPELEKSIGDGIDEFGVKVHQLLFNKDEDVLYCICEAPSKESIINHHKKFDCICDGIVETDYIKTAEMLKSEKLQAIGELAARIAHDLRNPLSVIKGSLEIMHIKNPELYKKSLDDFDRINKSMIRIMHQVDNVLDFVKPKQLRLEKMKICRIIENSLLKLNIPDGIKITFTKLDYELICDEEKLEIVFVNLISNAIQAINDKGKIDIRVFDNGQNIVIEIEDSGHGIPEHIVPRIFEPLFTTRQIGTGLGLPSCKTIVEQHGGKISVKTMLDKGTTFIIELPKL, from the coding sequence ATGCCATTTTTTTTAGATGTACACAAGCTTGGAGGTTACAGTCGACCTGAGCTTGAAAAATCGATAGGTGACGGCATAGACGAATTTGGAGTCAAGGTTCATCAATTACTGTTTAACAAAGATGAAGATGTTTTGTATTGTATTTGTGAGGCTCCATCAAAAGAATCGATAATCAATCACCATAAAAAATTCGATTGTATTTGTGATGGGATAGTAGAAACTGATTACATAAAAACGGCAGAGATGCTAAAGTCAGAAAAGCTACAGGCAATAGGTGAACTCGCAGCAAGAATTGCTCATGATCTTAGGAATCCATTATCGGTAATCAAGGGCTCCTTGGAGATAATGCACATCAAAAATCCAGAATTATACAAAAAATCTCTTGATGATTTTGATAGAATAAACAAATCAATGATCAGAATCATGCATCAGGTTGACAACGTACTCGATTTTGTAAAGCCAAAACAGCTACGTTTAGAAAAAATGAAAATTTGTAGAATAATTGAAAATTCACTTCTAAAATTAAATATTCCAGACGGAATAAAGATCACTTTTACAAAACTTGACTATGAATTAATTTGTGACGAAGAAAAACTCGAAATCGTGTTTGTCAATCTCATTTCAAACGCAATTCAGGCGATCAATGATAAAGGAAAAATCGATATCAGAGTTTTTGATAATGGACAAAACATCGTAATAGAAATCGAAGATTCAGGCCATGGAATTCCAGAACACATAGTACCAAGAATTTTTGAGCCATTGTTTACCACTAGACAAATTGGAACAGGACTTGGATTACCAAGCTGCAAAACCATTGTAGAGCAACATGGTGGAAAAATTAGCGTTAAAACAATGTTAGACAAAGGAACTACATTTATTATTGAATTGCCAAAATTGTAA
- a CDS encoding DUF6659 family protein yields the protein MNNDEICNTLLKTNEAIRFVGVLGRNGDLVSGGHNSGIEQLLTPDEVKMSIHYAAKRWETRRNMSHRVGNAKYSITEYDKVKQISIPLSDSELLLISTDTKTDFNEIIGSVNKILDKNYSL from the coding sequence ATGAATAATGATGAGATCTGTAATACATTACTCAAAACAAATGAAGCTATACGATTTGTAGGCGTCCTTGGAAGAAACGGCGATCTTGTATCTGGAGGCCATAACTCTGGCATAGAACAACTACTTACTCCCGACGAAGTAAAAATGTCGATTCACTATGCGGCAAAAAGGTGGGAAACTCGAAGAAACATGTCTCATAGAGTTGGCAACGCAAAATATTCCATTACGGAATATGACAAGGTAAAGCAAATTAGTATTCCGTTAAGTGACAGTGAATTACTGTTGATAAGTACAGACACAAAAACAGATTTTAATGAAATCATCGGCTCTGTCAATAAAATACTAGACAAAAATTACTCTCTTTAA
- a CDS encoding arsenate reductase family protein, protein MKIYLKSTCITCRRTVTELDRLKLDVQKRDIFKDKLTESEIKKIIQLAGIKPRDLIRKKDKMFKELHLDDPRFTDPQIIKILSEHPGLIRRPIVFAKNKILIGKFDSKELKH, encoded by the coding sequence ATGAAAATATATCTAAAGTCAACCTGCATAACGTGTAGGAGGACTGTAACGGAACTGGACAGGTTAAAGCTGGACGTGCAAAAACGGGACATCTTCAAAGATAAACTAACCGAGTCTGAAATTAAAAAAATCATACAATTGGCAGGAATAAAACCACGCGATCTTATCAGAAAAAAAGATAAAATGTTCAAGGAATTGCATTTAGATGACCCACGATTTACAGATCCCCAAATAATCAAAATCCTATCAGAACATCCTGGCTTGATACGACGACCAATTGTTTTTGCAAAAAATAAGATTCTTATCGGAAAGTTTGATTCCAAAGAACTAAAGCACTAG